Proteins encoded within one genomic window of Mycolicibacterium monacense:
- a CDS encoding FAD-dependent oxidoreductase, giving the protein MTEPIPTPASCRRRRTVAVLGGGIAGLTAAHELADRGFDVTVYEPRHDERIGLGPEPPSCYPPVKLGGLAASQYSTVGTHDGSNAELRPFPGRRGAPRKPGRAVAGEHGFRFFPAYYLHIWDLFQRIPVYERIELPGSDIRFLPTSRTVLDNVRRVVTQGTTVEGKPSLVFPREAPRSLAEFLGTVNQLRELGFTQADVSTFVSRLLRYLVTSPHRRARELQNLSAYDFFVGRDSATGVPRFSYTPQFDTVLREMPKVLAAFDSNWGDARTNLTTYLQLQLQMDRRDNKADGVLNGPTTESWFDHWYRHLTALGVRFVRAVANRIDALPVDPSLPPHRRARVQITLADGTRLTPDYAVVAVDAPEAERVTAPLRTAACGGTVSELEGFTTSVPPATGPLEPAATRTAARRNPYALAEMGRVPWDRFQTLGGIQYFFDTEFQLLRGHMYYSGTEWALSSINQHGMWERRPMLAQDGHVSVLSVDIGDFNAPSRRLVDADGHGKAARDCTADEIAAEVWRQIVTALTNNVDRPPESLLPTPAWYALDRGLIMADGPGQGTGPPVLNETPYLVPIIGDWPNRPGGDPWNPHGTSYVGVPTEEAWREDLELRNVWQARHGGYQVHNNSVVFAGTWAKTFTRMTSMEAACESGRHAVNAILDHYIWVESGGRDRREKTTLKWRFPYGFLDQGQSTPIRMPTPAGDYCYVFDIENREPSDTRALRVLDSRFSERSLPHPLDTLVPPTGGIPMTMPPFGPFDANQQLLAFLQAWRQLLEQWTALLSGAGTPFPMPAPPGTANAPAPAPADYSQQLFGQLQAWRRYLEHAAGATPQTASQAPAQQSGGGQESAASGSSSGPTEPPEYFPQLDDYWGSADPATQWGKRQQKVIRPPDDDWGTVGIPFRDLAGGLDVGRPPQGPTPPPDRWSGQTGPLESPAARTVRSAFRDVTTGADPAAARQVAPKSLYRDVMGEIRGGD; this is encoded by the coding sequence GTGACCGAACCCATCCCCACACCGGCCTCCTGCCGACGGCGCCGCACGGTGGCGGTGCTCGGCGGTGGCATCGCGGGCCTGACCGCAGCCCATGAACTCGCCGACCGCGGATTCGACGTCACCGTGTACGAACCGCGCCATGACGAACGTATCGGGTTGGGCCCCGAACCGCCGTCCTGCTACCCACCGGTGAAATTGGGCGGGCTGGCCGCCTCGCAGTACTCGACGGTGGGCACTCACGACGGCAGCAACGCGGAACTGAGACCGTTTCCCGGCCGGCGGGGGGCGCCGCGCAAACCCGGTCGGGCCGTCGCCGGTGAACATGGGTTCCGCTTCTTCCCGGCGTATTACCTGCACATCTGGGACCTGTTCCAGCGCATCCCGGTCTATGAACGAATCGAACTGCCCGGCAGCGACATCCGCTTCCTGCCGACCTCGCGCACCGTGCTCGACAACGTCCGCCGGGTCGTCACGCAGGGCACCACCGTGGAAGGCAAACCCTCGCTGGTGTTTCCGCGCGAAGCACCCCGCAGCCTCGCCGAATTCCTGGGCACGGTGAACCAACTGAGGGAGCTGGGCTTCACCCAGGCCGACGTGAGCACGTTCGTGAGCAGGTTGCTGCGGTACCTGGTGACCAGCCCGCACCGGCGAGCCAGGGAACTGCAGAACCTCTCGGCCTACGACTTCTTCGTCGGCCGCGACAGCGCGACCGGGGTCCCACGGTTCTCCTACACCCCGCAGTTCGACACCGTGCTGCGCGAGATGCCCAAGGTGCTCGCGGCTTTCGACTCGAACTGGGGCGACGCCCGCACCAACCTCACCACCTACCTGCAACTGCAGTTGCAGATGGATCGCCGCGACAACAAGGCCGACGGGGTGCTCAACGGCCCCACCACCGAGTCGTGGTTCGACCACTGGTACCGCCACCTGACCGCTCTCGGTGTGCGTTTCGTCCGCGCGGTGGCCAACCGGATCGACGCACTGCCCGTCGATCCCAGCCTGCCACCGCACCGCCGAGCGCGGGTCCAGATCACACTGGCCGACGGGACCCGACTGACGCCCGACTACGCCGTCGTCGCCGTCGACGCCCCGGAGGCCGAGCGGGTCACCGCTCCCCTGCGCACCGCGGCCTGTGGTGGAACCGTCTCGGAACTGGAGGGTTTCACCACCTCCGTCCCACCGGCGACCGGGCCCCTCGAGCCCGCCGCGACCCGCACCGCGGCCCGGCGCAATCCCTATGCACTGGCCGAGATGGGCCGGGTGCCCTGGGACCGGTTCCAAACCCTCGGCGGCATCCAGTACTTCTTCGACACCGAATTCCAACTGCTCCGCGGGCACATGTACTACTCGGGAACCGAATGGGCGCTGTCGTCGATCAACCAGCACGGCATGTGGGAGCGGCGACCGATGCTGGCCCAAGACGGACATGTCTCCGTATTGTCGGTCGACATCGGCGATTTCAACGCCCCGTCGCGGCGCCTCGTCGACGCCGACGGTCACGGCAAGGCCGCCCGCGACTGCACCGCCGACGAGATCGCCGCCGAGGTGTGGCGCCAGATCGTCACGGCGCTCACCAACAACGTCGACAGACCCCCGGAATCGCTGCTGCCGACACCGGCCTGGTACGCGCTGGACCGCGGGTTGATCATGGCGGACGGACCCGGACAGGGCACGGGCCCGCCGGTGCTCAACGAAACCCCTTATCTGGTACCGATCATCGGGGACTGGCCGAACCGGCCCGGTGGCGATCCGTGGAATCCGCACGGCACGTCCTACGTCGGTGTGCCGACCGAGGAGGCCTGGCGCGAAGACCTCGAACTGCGCAACGTCTGGCAGGCCCGCCACGGCGGCTATCAGGTGCACAACAATTCGGTCGTGTTCGCCGGCACCTGGGCCAAGACGTTCACCCGCATGACGTCGATGGAAGCGGCGTGTGAATCCGGACGGCATGCGGTCAACGCGATCCTCGACCACTACATCTGGGTCGAATCGGGCGGTCGTGACCGGCGCGAGAAGACGACGCTCAAGTGGCGGTTCCCCTACGGTTTCCTCGACCAGGGCCAGTCGACCCCGATCCGGATGCCGACCCCGGCCGGTGACTACTGCTACGTCTTCGACATCGAGAACCGAGAGCCGTCCGACACGCGCGCCCTGCGGGTCCTCGATTCACGGTTCTCCGAGCGGTCGCTGCCCCATCCCTTGGACACGCTTGTCCCACCCACAGGAGGAATTCCGATGACCATGCCGCCGTTCGGGCCGTTCGACGCGAACCAGCAACTACTCGCCTTCCTGCAGGCGTGGCGACAACTCCTCGAGCAGTGGACGGCCCTGCTGTCCGGGGCGGGTACCCCGTTCCCGATGCCGGCCCCGCCGGGGACCGCGAACGCCCCTGCGCCCGCGCCGGCCGACTACTCCCAGCAGTTGTTCGGCCAGCTCCAGGCGTGGCGTCGCTACCTGGAGCACGCCGCGGGTGCGACACCGCAGACCGCTTCACAGGCCCCGGCACAGCAGTCGGGTGGCGGCCAGGAGTCGGCCGCGTCGGGGTCGTCGTCCGGACCCACGGAACCGCCGGAGTACTTTCCGCAGCTCGACGACTACTGGGGTTCGGCGGATCCCGCCACCCAGTGGGGCAAACGGCAGCAGAAGGTCATCCGGCCGCCCGACGACGACTGGGGCACGGTGGGTATCCCGTTTCGCGATCTGGCCGGTGGACTGGACGTCGGTCGGCCGCCGCAGGGCCCCACGCCCCCGCCCGACCGGTGGAGCGGTCAGACCGGCCCGCTCGAGTCACCCGCCGCGCGTACCGTGCGCTCGGCGTTCCGCGACGTCACCACGGGAGCGGATCCCGCCGCTGCGCGGCAGGTCGCCCCGAAGTCGCTCTATCGCGACGTCATGGGCGAAATCCGCGGCGGGGACTGA
- a CDS encoding DinB family protein: MTRADDPIEPDTKDWTWVLSRPCPECGFDASAVHHSDVADMIRRDADEWIRRLETPHAAVRPRPGVWSTLEYGCHVRDVHRIFNERVTLMLTQYEPLFANWDQDQTARDDDYAGQNPSVVAGELFDAAVTVADTYASVPPDGWSRSGLRSNGSEFTVASIALYHLHDVVHHAWDVDEH; encoded by the coding sequence ATGACACGCGCGGACGATCCGATCGAACCGGATACCAAGGACTGGACCTGGGTGCTGTCGCGGCCGTGCCCGGAGTGCGGCTTCGACGCCTCGGCGGTGCACCACAGCGATGTCGCGGACATGATCCGTCGCGACGCCGACGAGTGGATCCGCCGACTCGAGACGCCACACGCGGCCGTCCGGCCCCGGCCCGGGGTGTGGTCGACACTCGAGTACGGCTGCCACGTGCGCGATGTGCACCGGATCTTCAACGAGCGGGTGACGCTGATGCTGACCCAGTACGAACCGTTGTTCGCCAACTGGGACCAGGACCAGACCGCACGCGACGACGACTACGCGGGACAGAACCCGAGTGTGGTGGCCGGTGAACTGTTCGACGCCGCGGTGACGGTCGCCGACACGTATGCCTCGGTGCCGCCGGACGGGTGGTCGCGATCCGGGCTGCGCAGCAACGGCAGCGAGTTCACCGTCGCCTCGATCGCGCTGTACCACCTGCACGATGTGGTGCACCACGCGTGGGACGTCGACGAACACTGA
- a CDS encoding DUF885 domain-containing protein: MVRPHTAVDAVAERYLDTLAALDPCTATELGIAGGDRNYDEDITDYSPDAVAARAEAARSALKELRAVVAVDETDAVTADAMRERLGVLIDIHEAGLDIGELNVIASPLQTMRDVFDLMPTDTADDWTVIDRRLAKLPERVPGYAEALRTAVAEGRPPAIRQVQRGVEQAAQIEQLFLDMVSGAAVAPALRADLDRHAAAAAEAYRGLGRVLREDIAPYARERDAFGRDAYRLMSRSFLGTEVDLDETYAWGLEHLNAIVAEQETVAERLYPGAGVAETIRRLDEEPRYQVHGTDALQAWMQDLSDRVVDALADTHFDIDPALRNLECRIAPTHTGGIYYTGPSEDLTRPGRMWWSVPPGKQTFHTWQETTTVFHEGVPGHHLQIGRAVVLADRLNRWRRLGCWVSGHGEGWALYAERLMAELGWLDDDGARMGMLDAQGFRAARVAIDIGVHCELTAPDGGTWDADRAWDLLAAHCAQSEKTRRFELDRYLGWPGQAPSYAVGQRIWEQLRETMLARSMTLKDFHSRALDLGGLPLDVLRSALVGELA; this comes from the coding sequence TTGGTTAGGCCACACACGGCGGTCGATGCCGTCGCCGAACGCTACCTCGACACCCTCGCCGCGCTGGATCCCTGTACCGCAACCGAACTCGGCATCGCCGGCGGCGACCGCAACTACGACGAGGACATCACCGACTACTCCCCCGACGCCGTCGCCGCACGGGCCGAGGCCGCCCGTTCGGCGCTCAAGGAACTGCGCGCCGTCGTCGCGGTGGACGAGACCGACGCGGTGACCGCCGACGCGATGCGCGAACGACTCGGGGTGCTCATCGACATCCACGAGGCCGGACTCGACATCGGCGAACTCAACGTGATCGCCTCACCGCTGCAGACCATGCGGGACGTGTTCGACCTGATGCCCACCGACACCGCTGACGACTGGACGGTGATCGACCGGCGACTGGCCAAGCTGCCCGAGCGGGTGCCCGGCTACGCCGAGGCGCTGCGCACCGCCGTGGCCGAAGGTCGTCCACCGGCGATCAGGCAGGTGCAGCGCGGCGTCGAGCAGGCCGCCCAGATCGAGCAGTTGTTCCTCGACATGGTGTCCGGCGCCGCGGTCGCCCCCGCGCTGCGAGCCGACCTCGACCGGCACGCCGCCGCCGCCGCGGAGGCCTACCGGGGCCTGGGCCGGGTGTTGCGCGAGGACATCGCCCCGTACGCCCGCGAGCGCGACGCCTTCGGCCGGGACGCCTACCGGCTGATGTCACGGTCGTTCCTCGGCACGGAGGTCGACCTCGACGAGACCTACGCCTGGGGTCTCGAACACCTCAACGCGATCGTGGCCGAACAGGAGACCGTCGCCGAGCGGCTGTATCCCGGTGCGGGCGTTGCCGAGACGATCCGCCGCCTCGACGAGGAACCGCGGTATCAGGTGCACGGCACGGATGCGCTGCAGGCGTGGATGCAGGATCTGTCCGACCGCGTGGTGGACGCCCTGGCGGACACGCATTTCGACATCGACCCGGCGTTGCGCAACCTCGAGTGCCGGATCGCCCCCACCCACACCGGCGGCATCTACTACACCGGCCCTTCGGAAGACCTCACCCGTCCCGGTCGGATGTGGTGGTCGGTGCCGCCCGGTAAGCAGACCTTCCACACCTGGCAGGAGACGACGACGGTGTTCCACGAGGGGGTGCCCGGACACCACCTGCAGATCGGGCGCGCCGTCGTACTCGCCGACCGGCTGAACCGGTGGCGCCGGTTGGGCTGCTGGGTGTCCGGCCACGGTGAGGGCTGGGCGCTCTACGCCGAGCGGTTGATGGCCGAACTGGGGTGGCTCGACGACGACGGCGCACGGATGGGCATGCTCGACGCCCAGGGGTTCCGCGCCGCCCGGGTGGCGATCGACATCGGCGTGCATTGTGAACTCACCGCCCCCGACGGCGGAACGTGGGACGCCGACCGGGCGTGGGATCTGCTGGCCGCGCACTGCGCACAGTCGGAGAAGACACGGCGTTTCGAACTCGACCGGTACCTCGGCTGGCCGGGGCAGGCGCCGTCCTACGCTGTCGGACAACGCATCTGGGAGCAACTTCGGGAAACCATGCTGGCTCGCAGCATGACGCTCAAGGACTTCCACAGCCGCGCACTGGATCTCGGCGGCCTCCCGCTCGACGTGCTGCGTTCGGCGCTGGTCGGCGAACTCGCATGA
- a CDS encoding SRPBCC family protein — MAMHSCERVDLSFVDSAPYRFVSTVDLAITPEQVFEVLADAESWPHWATVITKVTWTSPEPRGIGTTRTVHMRGGIVGDEEFLAWEPFRHMAFRFNEASTGSIAAFAEDYRVVETPGGCHLTWVMAMKPNGAAARIGMSLGRPVMGRLFQRFLHNLRRYTDQRFAR, encoded by the coding sequence ATGGCCATGCACTCCTGCGAGCGCGTCGACCTGTCCTTCGTCGACTCTGCGCCGTACCGCTTCGTCAGCACCGTCGATCTGGCGATCACCCCCGAGCAGGTCTTCGAGGTGCTCGCCGACGCCGAGTCGTGGCCGCACTGGGCGACGGTGATCACCAAGGTGACGTGGACGAGTCCGGAACCGCGCGGCATCGGCACCACCCGCACCGTGCACATGCGCGGCGGAATCGTGGGCGACGAGGAGTTCCTGGCCTGGGAGCCGTTCCGCCACATGGCTTTCCGCTTCAACGAAGCATCGACGGGCAGTATCGCGGCGTTCGCCGAGGACTACCGCGTGGTCGAGACACCGGGTGGCTGCCACCTGACCTGGGTGATGGCGATGAAACCCAACGGCGCCGCCGCCCGGATCGGCATGTCGCTCGGCCGACCGGTGATGGGCCGGCTGTTCCAGCGGTTCCTGCACAATCTGCGCCGCTACACCGACCAGCGGTTCGCCCGCTAA
- the ypfJ gene encoding KPN_02809 family neutral zinc metallopeptidase, whose product MTFNEGMQIDTSTTSSSGGGRGGGRGIAVGGGIGGLLIVVVALFLGVDPGTVLPEQQQIGTEGVQAPGFDLSQCKTGADANEFVQCRVVATGNSLDAVWSQLKPDYTRPQVEIFSGSVDTRCGPATSAVGPFYCPADQTAYFDTDFFDVLRDQFGSSGGPFAQEYVVAHEFGHHVQQLQGSLARAQEDPEGPTGGGVRTELQADCYAGVWAHYAAVTTQESTGVPFLEPLTDKDIADALSAASAVGDDRIQEAATGRVNPESWTHGSSEQRQKWFTVGYQTGDPTKCDTFATNDLG is encoded by the coding sequence ATGACCTTCAACGAGGGCATGCAGATCGACACCAGTACCACCTCGAGCAGTGGCGGCGGGCGCGGCGGCGGACGCGGAATCGCGGTCGGTGGGGGCATCGGTGGTCTGCTGATCGTGGTCGTCGCGCTGTTCCTCGGTGTGGATCCCGGCACGGTGTTGCCGGAACAACAGCAGATCGGCACCGAGGGCGTCCAGGCGCCGGGCTTCGACCTGAGCCAGTGCAAGACCGGTGCCGACGCCAACGAGTTCGTGCAGTGCCGGGTGGTGGCGACCGGCAACTCCCTCGACGCGGTGTGGTCGCAGCTCAAACCGGATTACACGCGGCCGCAGGTGGAGATCTTCTCCGGGAGCGTGGACACCCGCTGCGGTCCGGCCACCAGCGCGGTCGGCCCGTTCTACTGCCCGGCCGATCAGACCGCCTATTTCGACACCGACTTCTTCGACGTCCTGAGGGATCAGTTCGGTTCCAGCGGTGGACCTTTCGCCCAGGAGTATGTCGTCGCCCATGAATTCGGCCACCACGTGCAGCAACTGCAGGGTTCGCTCGCACGAGCGCAGGAGGATCCAGAGGGACCCACCGGCGGCGGGGTGCGCACCGAGTTGCAGGCCGACTGCTACGCGGGTGTGTGGGCACACTATGCGGCGGTCACCACACAGGAGAGCACCGGCGTCCCGTTCCTGGAACCGTTGACCGACAAGGACATCGCCGACGCGCTGTCGGCCGCATCGGCGGTCGGTGACGACCGGATCCAGGAGGCCGCGACCGGCCGGGTCAATCCCGAATCGTGGACCCACGGATCGTCGGAGCAGCGGCAGAAGTGGTTCACCGTCGGCTACCAGACCGGCGATCCGACGAAGTGCGACACGTTCGCCACGAACGATCTTGGTTAG
- the aspS gene encoding aspartate--tRNA ligase: MLRSHAAGSLRPADAGQNVTLAGWVARRRDHGGVIFIDLRDASGVSQVVFREGAVLEAAHRLRAEFCVAVEGVVEVRPEGNENPEIPTGGIEVNATSLTVLGESAPLPFQLDDEAGEEARLKYRYLDLRREGPGKALRLRSKVNAAAREVLARHDFVEIETPTMTRSTPEGARDFLVPARLQPGSFYALPQSPQLFKQLLMVAGMERYYQIARCYRDEDFRADRQPEFTQLDMEMSFVDADDVIAVSEEILKALWALIGHDLPTPLPRITYAEAMRRFGTDKPDLRFGLELVECKEFFADTTFRVFQAPYVGAVVMPGGASQPRRTLDGWQEWAKQRGAKGLAYVLVGDDGTLGGPVAKNLTDAERDGLAAHVGANPGDCIFFAAGPPKSSRALLGAARIEIAKRLDMIDPDAWAFTWVVDWPLFEMAEDATAAGDVAVGSGAWTAVHHAFTAPQPQSEATFDTDPAGALADAYDIVCNGNEIGGGSIRIHRRDVQERVFAMMGIEHDEAQEKFGFLLDAFTFGAPPHGGIAFGWDRITALLARMDSIREVIAFPKSGGGADPLTGAPAPITPQQRRESGIDAKPKKDGE, from the coding sequence GTGCTGCGCAGTCATGCCGCCGGATCGCTGCGACCCGCCGACGCCGGTCAGAACGTGACGCTGGCCGGTTGGGTGGCTCGTCGGCGCGATCACGGTGGTGTCATCTTCATCGACCTGCGCGACGCGTCCGGGGTGTCGCAGGTGGTCTTCCGCGAGGGTGCGGTGCTCGAGGCGGCCCACCGGTTGCGCGCCGAGTTCTGCGTGGCCGTCGAGGGCGTCGTCGAGGTGCGTCCGGAGGGCAACGAGAACCCCGAGATCCCGACCGGCGGCATCGAGGTCAACGCCACCTCGCTGACCGTGCTCGGCGAGAGCGCCCCGCTGCCGTTCCAGCTCGACGACGAGGCCGGTGAGGAGGCCCGGCTGAAATACCGCTACCTCGACCTGCGCCGCGAAGGCCCCGGCAAAGCCCTCCGGCTGCGGTCGAAGGTGAACGCCGCCGCGCGCGAGGTGCTGGCGCGCCACGACTTCGTCGAGATCGAGACACCGACGATGACGCGGTCCACCCCCGAGGGCGCGCGGGACTTCCTGGTGCCCGCGCGGTTGCAGCCCGGTTCGTTCTACGCGCTGCCGCAGAGCCCGCAGCTGTTCAAGCAGCTGCTCATGGTCGCGGGCATGGAGCGGTACTACCAGATCGCGCGGTGCTACCGCGACGAGGACTTCCGCGCCGACCGTCAACCCGAGTTCACCCAGCTCGACATGGAGATGAGCTTCGTCGACGCCGACGACGTCATCGCGGTGTCCGAGGAGATCCTCAAGGCGCTGTGGGCGCTCATCGGCCACGACCTGCCCACCCCGCTGCCGCGCATCACCTACGCCGAGGCGATGCGCCGGTTCGGTACCGACAAACCCGATCTGCGGTTCGGCCTCGAACTCGTCGAGTGCAAGGAGTTCTTCGCCGACACCACCTTCCGGGTCTTCCAGGCGCCCTACGTCGGCGCCGTGGTGATGCCCGGCGGGGCGTCGCAGCCGCGCCGCACCCTCGACGGCTGGCAGGAGTGGGCCAAACAGCGCGGCGCCAAGGGGCTGGCCTACGTACTGGTCGGCGACGACGGCACGCTGGGCGGGCCCGTCGCCAAGAACCTCACCGACGCCGAACGCGACGGCCTGGCCGCCCACGTCGGCGCCAACCCCGGCGACTGCATCTTCTTCGCGGCCGGCCCGCCCAAGTCGTCGCGGGCGCTGCTGGGCGCCGCGCGCATCGAGATCGCCAAACGCCTCGACATGATCGACCCCGACGCGTGGGCCTTCACCTGGGTGGTCGACTGGCCGCTGTTCGAGATGGCCGAGGACGCCACGGCCGCCGGTGACGTCGCGGTCGGCTCCGGGGCGTGGACCGCGGTGCACCACGCGTTCACCGCGCCGCAGCCGCAGTCCGAGGCCACCTTCGACACCGACCCGGCCGGTGCGCTGGCCGACGCCTACGACATCGTCTGCAACGGCAACGAGATCGGCGGCGGCTCGATCCGTATCCATCGCCGCGACGTGCAGGAGCGGGTGTTCGCGATGATGGGCATCGAACACGACGAGGCGCAGGAGAAGTTCGGATTCCTGTTGGACGCCTTCACCTTCGGGGCCCCGCCGCACGGTGGTATCGCCTTCGGCTGGGACCGCATCACCGCGTTGCTGGCGCGGATGGACTCGATCCGCGAGGTGATCGCGTTCCCCAAGTCCGGCGGCGGAGCCGATCCGCTGACCGGTGCGCCCGCGCCGATCACCCCGCAGCAGCGCAGGGAGTCGGGTATCGACGCCAAACCGAAGAAGGACGGCGAATAG
- a CDS encoding carboxylesterase/lipase family protein: MSAVAEVQTVAHTALGRLRGTNEGGVHVWRGVPYARQPLGELRFAAPVAPEPWSGVRDALEHGPIPPQGRSFVGGGRDDPKHRDEACLTLTVWSPDTTAALPVMVWIPGGAFVYGAGQLQLYNGSRLAANGGVVVVNVTYRLGVFGGLDLSALGDGFDDNLALRDQIAALRWVRENIAAFGGDPDRVTVFGESAGATSVLALLASPAADGLFARAIAQSPALPLIADRETRADRATRFLELLNLDPEQVKSAPQRSLRRAAGLLQLDSVAETPTLAYGLTHGVDLLPAHPIAAARAGAARPVPLIVGTNSHEASMFAWGRPPMLPTTPAGVDSWFARCAPDARERILAAYPDYPRRQALVAIGSDVMFGGPTWAFTDAYSAAAATYVYRFDHTTWTLRALRLGATHGSEIVHVQHSYASYLGRKLHPLGRRVLPSVGRRMQRTWLDFATRGWASGEQWREDWPRYDAVRRRTRVIRSMRDDSVDDPDVVRRSAWSGVY; encoded by the coding sequence GTGTCCGCCGTCGCCGAAGTTCAAACCGTCGCGCACACCGCGCTCGGACGGTTGCGGGGCACCAACGAAGGCGGCGTTCACGTGTGGCGGGGCGTCCCGTACGCCCGCCAGCCACTGGGTGAACTGCGGTTCGCCGCACCCGTTGCGCCCGAACCGTGGAGCGGTGTGCGCGATGCGCTCGAGCACGGCCCGATCCCGCCGCAGGGCCGCTCGTTCGTCGGGGGCGGCCGCGACGACCCCAAGCACCGCGACGAGGCATGCCTGACGCTGACCGTCTGGTCCCCGGACACCACGGCGGCGCTACCGGTGATGGTGTGGATCCCGGGCGGGGCGTTCGTCTACGGGGCCGGCCAACTGCAGCTCTACAACGGGTCGCGGCTGGCGGCCAACGGTGGCGTCGTGGTCGTCAACGTCACCTACCGGCTCGGGGTGTTCGGCGGGCTCGACCTCAGCGCGCTGGGTGACGGTTTCGACGACAACCTCGCGCTGCGCGACCAGATCGCGGCGCTTCGCTGGGTGCGCGAGAACATCGCCGCGTTCGGGGGAGACCCCGACCGGGTCACCGTGTTCGGCGAGTCGGCCGGCGCGACGTCGGTGCTCGCGCTGCTCGCCAGCCCCGCCGCCGACGGCCTGTTCGCGCGGGCGATCGCGCAGAGCCCGGCGCTGCCGCTGATCGCCGACCGCGAGACCCGCGCGGACCGGGCGACACGGTTCCTCGAACTGTTGAACCTCGACCCGGAGCAGGTCAAGTCGGCACCGCAGCGGTCATTGCGCCGGGCGGCGGGCCTGCTGCAACTCGACAGCGTCGCCGAGACGCCCACCCTCGCCTACGGCCTCACCCACGGTGTCGACCTGCTGCCCGCCCACCCGATCGCGGCCGCGCGCGCCGGTGCGGCCCGGCCGGTGCCGCTGATCGTCGGCACCAACAGCCACGAGGCGTCCATGTTCGCGTGGGGTAGGCCGCCGATGCTGCCGACGACCCCCGCCGGGGTGGACTCGTGGTTCGCCAGGTGCGCACCCGATGCCCGTGAGCGGATCCTGGCGGCCTACCCGGACTACCCGCGGCGCCAGGCCCTCGTCGCGATCGGCTCCGACGTGATGTTCGGCGGGCCGACATGGGCGTTCACCGACGCTTACAGCGCCGCGGCGGCCACCTACGTCTACCGGTTCGACCACACGACCTGGACGCTGCGGGCGCTGCGCCTGGGCGCCACCCACGGCAGCGAGATCGTGCACGTCCAGCACAGCTACGCGTCGTACCTCGGGCGCAAGCTGCACCCGCTGGGCCGACGGGTGTTGCCGTCGGTGGGCCGACGAATGCAACGCACCTGGCTCGATTTCGCGACCCGCGGATGGGCATCCGGCGAGCAGTGGCGTGAGGACTGGCCGCGCTACGACGCCGTCCGCCGCCGCACCCGAGTGATCCGCTCGATGCGCGACGACTCCGTCGACGACCCGGACGTGGTGCGGCGCAGCGCGTGGAGCGGGGTCTATTAG
- a CDS encoding polyprenyl synthetase family protein — translation MTSTVPDTDRAVDPLEDYLALCKETCDREIERLYSSGRPGSGFEALLLDYPRRGGKALRPALSIAVCLGLGGQLDAILPTAATLELYHNAFLIHDDIEDESWWRRGKPTMHIDHGIPIAVNVGDAMLSLSLQPLLDNVERIGLGPALRILRAVAHMTRRTVEGQAIELEWVRSNAWRLDDADYLTMVELKTSWYSFITPLQAGAIAAGVDPNRLEPLESLGRHLGAAFQITDDLLNLRADPEEYGKEIGGDLWEGKRTLMLLHTLRTAQPQDRIRALQILARRRPAGLEAGLAGLLDRLTARGELSPTGRAEIAARFDTAEAKSLDDIQWLYELMHDVGSLGHAREVAARHAQQAAAVLAGLDWFPPSRHREALTHLVDYVHGRTR, via the coding sequence ATGACGTCGACCGTTCCCGATACCGACCGCGCAGTGGACCCGCTCGAGGACTACCTCGCGCTGTGCAAGGAGACCTGCGACCGCGAGATCGAGCGGCTCTATTCGTCCGGGCGGCCCGGGTCGGGCTTCGAGGCACTGCTCCTCGACTATCCCCGCCGCGGCGGCAAGGCGCTGCGGCCGGCGCTGAGCATCGCGGTCTGCCTCGGTCTGGGCGGTCAGCTGGATGCGATCCTGCCGACCGCGGCAACGCTCGAGCTGTACCACAACGCCTTCCTCATCCACGACGACATCGAGGACGAATCCTGGTGGCGCCGCGGCAAACCCACGATGCACATCGACCATGGCATCCCGATCGCCGTCAACGTCGGTGACGCCATGCTCTCGCTGTCGTTGCAGCCGCTGTTGGACAACGTCGAACGCATCGGGCTCGGGCCGGCACTGCGCATCCTGCGCGCCGTCGCCCACATGACCCGCAGGACCGTGGAGGGTCAGGCGATCGAGCTCGAATGGGTCAGGTCCAACGCCTGGCGGCTCGACGACGCCGACTACCTCACGATGGTCGAGCTGAAGACCAGCTGGTACTCGTTCATCACACCGCTGCAGGCGGGGGCGATCGCCGCCGGTGTCGACCCGAACCGGCTGGAGCCGCTGGAGTCGCTCGGCCGGCACCTCGGGGCGGCCTTCCAGATCACCGACGACCTGCTCAACCTGCGGGCGGACCCCGAGGAGTACGGCAAAGAGATCGGCGGCGACCTCTGGGAGGGCAAACGGACCCTGATGCTGTTGCACACACTGCGCACGGCACAACCCCAGGACCGGATACGCGCCCTGCAGATACTGGCCCGGCGCCGCCCGGCCGGCCTGGAAGCCGGGCTCGCCGGGTTACTCGACCGGCTGACCGCCCGCGGCGAACTGTCGCCGACGGGCCGCGCCGAGATTGCGGCCCGCTTCGACACCGCGGAGGCCAAGAGCCTCGATGACATCCAGTGGTTGTACGAGCTGATGCACGACGTCGGATCGCTCGGGCACGCCCGGGAGGTGGCCGCCCGGCACGCGCAGCAGGCCGCGGCCGTGCTGGCCGGTCTGGACTGGTTTCCGCCCAGTCGGCACCGTGAGGCGTTGACCCACCTCGTCGACTATGTGCACGGGCGGACCCGATGA